atcagAGGGGAGCCGGTGGcaggcaatgggcacaaggcagggaacGCCCTGGaaaggatgccagtctatcgcagAGCGCACACTTACACGggggctaattttcccagaagccaattaacccaccaccatgtctttggactgtgggaggaaactggagcacccggagaAACCTATGTGAACATGcggagaacgtgcaaactccacacagatagtaccccaggtcaGGAACTGAACCCTGGGCCACCGTGCTGCCCACAGTTCCCATCCACACCTCCTAAATATTTCCAGTTGAATCCGTTTTTGGATCAACAGAAGTTCATGGAAGTTTAGGGTTGAAAATCAGGACATCCCACAGTTCCCCAGGGACAGGCATTACTCTGATAGTTATAAAACTGTACAGAGGGCATTTCATTTCTTGCAGGATTTTAGGGGCAtcaaacaagctacccagccatgttgttgactCATGTCCTGGCTTCTGTCAAGAAACTGTTGAATGTGGTCCCTCGATCGATTCACTACAACACGTCAAACAGGCTTGATGGGCTAATGGCCTCCTCCCGTTTCtgtcctttcttttcttctttctgagATTAATGGGATTTCTGTTTGCTGCCAACGTATCTCAGGAACGCAAAAGCGCAGTTTGGCGACTTCAGATTGAATTGATCTGCTTATCTCGGTCGTATCTGGACTTTCTCCACCCCTGTTTGACTTGGAGTTGTGGCTGTGAGCCCAAGTCCCCAGCCGGGAAAATTCTCAGGCTGTGTGTCGGGCGGGACGTGGGATCTCCCAGGATGTTATTGTCAATAGGTAATTAAAGGACGGGCCCGTTCAGGAATCATGCCATTTGCCGTTTGATCTCGCAGGCAGAAACATGCAATCTGACAGCTCAGTCTGTGATACAGAGCTGTGTTCAGTGTAGCTCAGAGAAGGGAAAATCCCAGGGACCAAAGGGACTGAGCAGGATTGTATTTAGACTCTCATAATTCATTTAAAGAGGGAATATTGGctcaaaaacacatttggatACAATAATTTAGAACAGAGGATGGCACGGTGGCACACTGCTTAGCATTACTGCCCTGTAGAGCTGAGGCTATGAGTTAGTTTCCAaacctggggtgcagtctgtgtggagtttgcgtgttcttCCCCGATCAcctgtggtttcctcccacagtccaaagacagtgggttaattggcttctgggagaaacagccctggcgtgagtgtgtgtgccctgcaatgggctggcatcctgtccagggtgaaccctgccttgtgcccattgcttggcAAGATAGATTCAGACTCTCTTCTGATcctaaattggaagaagcagttaaaaaGTGATGGATGGAATTTAGAATAGATGGAATATTAtcactttctctttttttaaagtacgTTGTGTAGTGTTCAATATGCCATCAGAATTTAACAACCAGGAAAGAAGTTATTGTATGGATATAAATATGGTCCCTATGCGGCAGGGGTTTATGGCCAGTGTGCACATCTAGTTTTTATCAGGGAGATGTGAAGCTAGCTCTGTGATCAcgggtgtgagcctgggtcAGGTCACCAGCTGACTATGATGGGGACTCCTCATGCAGAGACACACAATCAGTTGAGCACAGTcaagttggggggggggggggggtcagttACCCAGGGAGAAACAGTGACCCCTGCAGCCTCTCAGGAcgtgcctctcctccaatcagcacggATCCTCCAGTATGGGGCTGTGCTGCCTGTGATGTGTTAAGAGATTATTGGCTCAAAGGTGAGCAAGTGGGAGGAGTCTGCCTATATTTCCTCATTCCTGCTGTGTGCGGTTCATAGCTGTGAAATGAGACATGAAAAAGCACATAATTGTGGAGTATACTCATagttattacataaatacttcTATGCTATGCtattctaaattttaaaaaatgaacaggtGAATTTGAACAAtcagctttaattaaaaaatctaaGAAGCTTGTATTCCAAGAAtgtatatatatgtacagtatgtatattctATGAGCTTATAGATACTATTGTTACATTATGTATTTATCTCAGCAGTGTTATAAaatctatgttttaaaattctatttaaattgtaaaattgcCTTCTGAACTCAGTGTTAATGATGAATAATTACTCATAGAAAATGTCCTGTGGGAATTTTCCTTAGCTGTAATGCTCTGTGTGGCTGCTATTGACAGCTCCAGTGATGTATGATCCTGCTCGAGCACATCTGATCTGAAATGATATGAATTAATCAACTTAATTCATTTGGATGAAAGGCTAATCATAAATCATGTAGTTATTCTGCAATATTGTCAAATTCATTGTCTTAACACTGTGTTCTCTAGAGTAGCAGACAAGACTTTAGGCCCTAGAGAATATCATGGggccttactagtgcattatCCAATGTGATGTCAGAATACAAAGTACAATGCACTACTATGGCCTCATTTAagatactgtgtacattttcatTCACCATATATAACAGGTGACCAATTCTtgtgcaggggagctggaattTACTCCAGCAAACAACAGCactaggcaggatacaccctggctgGGATACTAGTTCATCACGGGGTATAGACACAtaaacagacacactcacactcacactaggcccagttttcccagaagccaattaacctaacagtttgtctttgaattgtgggaggaaacacacATGAACAAGAGGAGAGCAAATAGACTCCATACAGATCCATCCcaggtcaggaattgaacccagggccccagtgctacaaGGATCCAATGCTAACCTCTGCCACTGTGCCTCCCCAGATAGTGCCAAACTATAATAAATTGacaaataaaagctgtgaagTGTTAGCAGTGTAATCCAGGGTCACTCTGTCCATTCCACTGCAGTGCTTTATGCTCACAAGATCAAGAATAATTACTGAAGAACAAACAACGTATGAAGGCTAATAGAATTCCTGTTAGGGATTGGACTGGGAGGGCCATAGGGTGAGTAGCAAGGAGATGCAGAGACACACTTTCTGCAGCACTGCAGGAAATACCCCAGTATAAGACAAACATTCCTCCCCAAATTAACAAATCAATCCCAGAATCCCTTCACCCGTCAGAATCAGAACAACTACCAATCCTAGTGGGGGAGGAAACTCACCCCAACTCAACACCaacccagtgtgtgatctcatgTAACTGCCCAAGGAACAGAAAGTCAGCCTTCTAATAATATGAGGTTAATGTTATATAAGTGTTCATAAATGTTTGTTAATAGTGGCAAGAGTGCAGTTCTTCAATCCTGGCAGTGCTGCTCTGGGAGTCTGGCAGTGCTGTGATCCATTGGCAGCCAGTGGCTTATCTGGCCAGAGGAGTGCCGTCAGTTAGTCACCAGCCTCCGCCTCTGAGTCAATATGTGAACATGGAGGGACCCGACAGGATCGCTCCGCTGCTGTGTGTTGCTTTTGTGAGTGGGTATTTGCCCAGGGCCTCCCGCCCTGCCCACGCCCCTGCCCTGCGGGTACATTAAGGAGGCACAGAGGAGCAGCTCCTCAGTCAGACGTCCCCCTGGCACCTTCTCTGCACACCTGCAGTCGGCATGGCTAAGGTAAGGGCATCCTGCTGGAGCCTCTGGTCTCCTTGTCCAATTTCTGAGACCGATGCGTCTCCAGCTGTGGAGGATCGTGGTGATTTCCACGGGTGAGGAGGAGGGACACTGATGAGTCAATGAATTCACTGTgccctttctctcctctctcccagtgtctcgCACTCACTCTCCTGCTCGGAGTTCTCCTGGCGCCCATCCTCGCCGAGGAGGTGAGTGTCTCTTGTCGTGTCTGTCCCCTTCCCTcgctctcttctctctgtcagaGTCTTCCACTGCCCCTCCTGCTCTCCTCTGTCCCAGTCTCTGTCCATCTCCCCGGCCCGGATCACTGTAACCCCAGGGCAGGGTCCGTGTGCAGCTGAAGTCCTGTCGTTTCAGTATTAGCTCTCTCCTTatccctctctcttcctccctctctcaaTCTTTCTGCACACCAATTCTGTCCCTACCTCTCCCTTTATCTCTCCCCCttctccctctttctctccctctcgcatctcttcctctctctccttttcTCCCTCTATCCCTCCTTCACTCCCTCTCTTCCACTATCTCTCTTCCTcactccctctcttcctctttctctccttcTTTTCCTGTTTCTCTCTACCCCTCTTTCCCCCTCCCTCAATGTTTCTCTCCCCttacctctctccctctctcaccctccctctctccctgtctcaccctccctctctctccctccctctatctctatccctctctccccctccctctatCTCTCTATCCCTCTctatccctctctccccctccctctatCTCTCTATCCCTCTctatccctctctccccctccttcTATCTCTCTATCCCTCCCTCTATCTCTCTATCCCTCTCACCCCTCCCTCTATCTCTCTatccttctctccctctctccccctccctctatctctctctctccctccctctatctctctatccctctctccccctccctctatTTTTCTatccttctctccctctcttcccctccctctttccctctctcctcctctcactgtctccggctcttcctctctttcccttccttactctctccctctctccctccctctcccagagTGTGTCACTGGTCAACAAGGGGAAAGATGGGAAGGATGTCCACCACACTCTGGTGATCAACAAGGAGCAGGGAATCGCTATCCAGCACGTGGGGGCGGGGCGCCAGTCCGTCACCGCCATCATTGACTACAAGACTGTGAGTACCATGGCAACAGGCTTGGGGAggcggggggtgggggggactgAGGGACCCTCCTGGGGAGTGCGTAGAGATTCTGCTTGGCTTTATgatccagctgcttctgacaTGATGGCACCAGTTAATTGTCCATTTACATTGGACATGTGGAGCACTGGGAGCACATCACAGGACAGGAATCACTGATCTGTCTCACAGACACCATGTGTCTGTGCTCTTCACAGTTACTGCTGTTAGTGCTCATTTGAACTTACTTaattggatgtacagtattattaaaTTTGATGTTTCTACTGAATCTACCGCTAACGTTTAAATTACTtcttctgacttttttttctgccgATTCGTTGTGTGGCATGAGTTCTGAAGATACAAAATTACAGTTAGGGTACTTGTGTGAATCCATTACAAAGCTGGCAGTTTGCTCCTTGGTGTCTGTCCTGTATTCAGGTCACATACAGATATCCTGGAGAGCATCTCCAGGTTATTGAACTGTTCGAACCGGATGCTAGTCAGCAGCACTCCTGTGCATTGTGAAGCAATGACATTTTGCATGTATGCAAGTGGGGCTGTAGGGCACTCACGTGTATGACAGACCAGAGACTACCACATCGCCAGTGTCCACTAGAGGGCGCACATGAGCCTTCAGGAACACAAATGGTGATGTCATTGAGCTGATCTAGCATGCTCTGGTGGGAACAGCTGTTATCCACAGGAACACTTTCCAAAGCATTGCATTTGTGTAAGCAGTAACTTTCCATCCTCATGGGTGGTACCTGTCCAGTACCAGGCTTACATGTAGTCATTTGAATGCATTTATCAGATGCTGCCTTCTTTTGGTCACCAGATTCCAGGAACACAGAGTGGCCCCTCGCTCTGTTGCTGCAGTGGGTTGAGTAGCGTGGCTGTGGTTGTTGTCTGTGTCAGTTAAGAAGGTCCAGAACACCCAGGTTCAGTGTGTCGCAGGGATGCGTAGGAGCCAGTCTGATATCTGGCTTTGGTCTCAGGAGTGGGACAAGCTCTGTTCCTCAATCCTTTGACACGGGGGTGTGCCTTCAGGTATCTGATCTAATTCAGGTTCAGGTCTAATTCTGGCTGTGGTCTCAGGAGGGGGACAAGCCCTGTTCCTCAATCCTTTGACACGGGGGTGTGCCTTCAGGTATCTGATCTAATTCAGGTTCAGGTCTAATTCTGGCTGTGGTCTCAGGAGGGGGACAAGCTCTGTTCCTCAATCCTTTGACGCGGGGGTGTGCCTTCAGGCAGACAGCTGGCCCCAGAACGCTGCCGGGCAGCTCCAGGTGGATCCTGCACCCTGAAAGCCAGCAGGCTGGACGACATAGCTCATGAGCTGTAAACCCACTGGGGCCTTCACGATCAGGGGCCCATCTAGCCCCTTCAGTAGTTCATAGCTAATGGTTTAgactgaggatctcatccaactgtttcttAAAACAAGCTGGCCTATCAGCTTCGACAATATGGCTGGCTAgattgttccatgctcccacaaccctctgaaTAAAGCAGTGCCTCCTATTCCCACTTTTAAATGTTCTTCCATTCGTGTCCCCTGGCTGGTATTTtattgttgattctgaagaagtctacTGGGTTGACGTTGTTAATGCCTTTGAGgactttgaatacttgtatcatgTCCATCCCTGTTCTTTCTGCTCAGGACTCGAAGGGTTTGAATTGTTCATTGTGAAATACTGAAGTCAGATAACAAAGAACCAAGAAGACGCTGTAGGTTTCCAGGTGTAGCTGCTGTGACGTGAGTTTAGGGGTCTATTTTCTGAGGTGACACACGGCGGATGTGCACTGTTTCCATCAGGGGATCATCGCCTACAGGGCATTTGAGTCGCAGTCCTGTTTCATCGTCAGGATGGACCGGGCCACCTTCCCTCCTCTGGACAAACTGAGACAGGCAGCGGAGGATGAGAAGGTGAGACAAAGAGAGAAACACTTAAGAGTACAGACAGAGGACTGTTCTAATTTTAatatctgtctttcttttctccttATGTCTCTCATCCGTTTCCTCCTTTCTTCCCTCTGCCTCTCAGTTATGTCTTTCCTTCTCATCCTCCTCCCTTtctttttctcctctctctctcgtccTGCTAACCTCTTTTCCTACAGTATCTCCACCTTCTCCCTTCTCCCTTCTCCCTCTCCCTTCCCCTTCCTCTcaatttcagttcaattcaagaaCACTGTGTGACCAATGAACTACAGTGATGCCGAAGCATATTCAATTAACACAACTTTTACAGGCGATTACAATACAGACACATCATGGGATGTTTACATGCAACATGCAACATATAGAACATtcctgggagacaggctcactgctcctcaggctgtaacaggagatcacataccgggctgccagttcaactgagttccctgtCCCTTCTCCCAGTCGGATTTAGAGCTGTTCTGATTTTGGCAGCTGTGGAGCTGTTCTgattctctctttctctctccccatTCTCCTTTCCCCACCTCCCTCCTCCCCCTTTCTTCCCTCTCCTACAGAGCCAGAAGAAGAGGCCCCCTCCCCCTGGCAAGCAGTACAATGTCAACCCAGAGCCCATCAAGGACCTGTCCAAGCTGGGGGCCCCAGTCCAGGCCATGTGCCACGACCTGCCCACTCACTGGGCCCAGGAGCAGATCGGTAAGCACAGCGCAGTCAGATCATGCTGCTTTCGAACTGGCGTCTCTGCAAGCATCTTCTTCATAGATGTGAATTTTAAACTGCAGCAAACAGGAAACTCACGATAGTGCACCCATCAGCagttcagaataaaaaagacatttacacTAAATTATCAAGACCTACTGTGAACAATACAGCACCTATGGGGTACTTGTAAAGATAGTTGATGTATTCAACCATCTTCAGCATTAAAGATTCAATGCTAAACTATGTTATATCAATGGATTAGATCATAATCACATTATGGTCCAAACCTGAAGGcaggttttatattttattatgtttaaaGCTTGCAGTATCTTACTGCAAGACTGAACAATAAATGCTCcatcatgttattttttaatccatCATTTTTATGTGTAGTTGGAATATGAAACATGGGTGAAATTGCATCTTTTAAAATCCATGCTTTTCTTTACTTGTAAGTCTGAATCAAGAAATGCCTCTCGGATGTTTTAGACATGTATTTGCATGTCctaaaagtttgcaaacatccGGTTCTGTTGGGAACTCCTGTGTCTGATGGAAGGCGTCGAtgcttctctctctccacaggagaaatgttcttttttggtGAATCGGGAAAGTGCTTCAATCTGaatctcctcttcctcctcaacATCAACATGTGTCGGCACTCTGAGGTCCACTCATCCTACTACTAATCGCCTACCCCCTGCCCCGCCACCCTGCCCCTGACCAGAATCCTGCCCAGATATAATCTGATATAAGAGCTATAAGCTCTTTCTTCCCGCAAATAAAGGCTTTCAGCTTCATCACACCTGCCTCTCTTCTGTCTGCTTTCTTCCATAAAACACTTCACAGCAGCCGGGCAAACTAGTCCAGATAGTGTGGCCCTGCAGAATGTACAGGAAAATAACATCCATCAATAGCTTCAGATCAGGAAATAGAGCAGTTGGAGACTGATCCCTCCATATTAAATGCTCCACtaaacagagagagaggtctGGTTTTGCTAAACTTTCAATTTTACTTCTATGCCTTCGGTTTACACTCATCGCCTGTTTAACCTTGCAGGATTTCTGGGGAATTGAGAACCTTAAATGGCTGAAGATCAGGAAGTAGTGTGGGTTTAGAATGATTAAAGTCATAAATGATTCCATGATAAAAGAGCTCAGGTGACATGATCCGTAATTATGGTGCTTTAATATTTACCACCTCATTGCCTGAGCATATctggtctcagaagctaaggcAGGCCAGGCCTGGTCTTACTGGGATGGAAGACAAGAAAATTGAGATTGCTGCCACAAGTaatgttggtggaccagtaggtggcactcttcttCAGAATGTCTAATCCTGTGCTCCAGTATTGTGACAGGGAACATCGTGTTGGagaggcactgtccttcagaaGGAAATTTCAACTGAGGATAGACTACATGCCAGAATTTAGAAATTTGAAAAGCACAAAATGGAAAGGAAAGGCAGGTTTTTCTAAACTTCCAATTTTATTTCTATGCCTTTGTTTTGCGCTGTTCAGGATACACTCCTGTGTCTTGAAGTCCACTTTGAAAAAAGTCTGGTCTCACTATAGGTATATTGGGGTACCTCTTAGATGGTGTAAATTTCAATTTGGCTCCATAATTATGCAATTACTTCAATGTTCAGCAGAAAGACTACCAAGCCATGTTCATCTGAAGGGCTCAGTCCAGAATGTCTATAGCCTGTTTTTTACTTGGACCTcagcaggaaataaaaacagaaggaaaagcACAGCCAGCTAAGGATAATTTATATgagataaataattttaaaagctgtCCTTGTCAATAACTCACAAGTATCAGAAGTGCAAAAGATTGAGTA
This genomic window from Lepisosteus oculatus isolate fLepOcu1 chromosome 2, fLepOcu1.hap2, whole genome shotgun sequence contains:
- the LOC102692861 gene encoding gastrokine-1-like; the encoded protein is MAKCLALTLLLGVLLAPILAEESVSLVNKGKDGKDVHHTLVINKEQGIAIQHVGAGRQSVTAIIDYKTGIIAYRAFESQSCFIVRMDRATFPPLDKLRQAAEDEKSQKKRPPPPGKQYNVNPEPIKDLSKLGAPVQAMCHDLPTHWAQEQIGEMFFFGESGKCFNLNLLFLLNINMCRHSEVHSSYY